GAAGGCACTGGTGGACGCGGCGCATGGCCATGGCCTCTCGGTCATGCTCGATGTCGTCTACAACCACTTCGGCCCCTCCGGTAACTACTGGGGCGCGATCGCCCCCGCCTTCTTCCACCAGGACAAGGCCAATCCCTGGGGCCAGTCGATCGACTTCACCCGCCGCGAGGTGCGCGACTTCTTCATCGAGAACGCGCTCTACTGGCTGGCGGAATACCGCTTCGATGGGCTGCGGCTGGATGCCGTGCATGCCATCGAGGATGACAGCTTCCTGCCCGAGCTCTCCGCCCGCATCCGCGAGGCCACCGCGGGCCGCCATGTGCATCTGGTGCTGGAGAACGAGCGCAACGACGCCATGCTGCTGGAAGCACATTTCGACGCGCAGTGGAACGACGACCTCCACCATTGCCTGCACGTCCTGCTGACCGGCGAGCACGACGCCTATTACATCGACTATGCCGAGGATACGGCGGACAAGCTGGCCCGCGCGCTCTCCTCCGGCTTCGTCTACCAGGGGCAGATCTCGAAGAATCTCGGCCACCAGCGCGGCAAGCCCAGCGCCCATCTGCCGCCCAGCGCCTTCGTCAACGCGCTTCAGACGCATGACCAGGTTGGCAACCGCGCCATGGGCGAGCGCATCGCCCAGATTGCCCCGCCCGAGGGCGTGCGGGCGGCGCTGCTGCTGCTGCTGCTCTCGCCGCAGATCCCCATGCTCTTCATGGGCGACGAATGGGCCAGCAAGCGCCCCTTCCTCTTCTTCACCGGCTTCACCGATGATGGGCTGGCGGAAGCCGTGCGGGAGGGGCGCCGGAAGGAATTCGCCCGCTTCCCCGCCTTCGCCGACCCGGCGCGGCGGGAGAAGATCCCGGACCCCAACGACCCCGCCACCTTCACCATGAGCCGCCCCGACCCGGCCGAGCGCATGGACCCCCGGCACGTCGAGGTCGAGGAATTCGTCGCCGCCCTGCTGCGCCAGCGGCGGGAGCGGCTGGCGCAGCGGCTGGATGGCACCACCTCGCTCGCCGCCGAGACGCTGGGCGAGAGAGGCGTGCGGGTGCAGTGGCGCCTGGGCGATGGCGCGGTGCTGACCATCGCCGCGCAGTTCGGCCCGGATTCCGTCCCCTGCCCCACCGGCCCCGGCACCCTGCTGGCCGAATCGCGCGGCGGGCTGGCGGCCGCGCTGGAAGCCAGGGGCCTGGGCGGCTTCGGCGCCATTGCCTGGCTGGCCACCGAAACCCGCATCGCCGAGACCCTGTGGTGAGTGACGCCGCGCTGCGAAGCCTGGCGCGCGCCGCCGGGCTGATGGCCGAATGGCGCGATGCCGCCGGCAAGCCAATGACGGTGGAGCCCGATGCGCTGCGCGTGCTGCTGGGCGCGCTGGGCCTGCCCGCCGCCAGTGACGCGCAGGTGAAGGAAAGCCTGGCCGCGCATCGCCAGGCCACGCGCGGGCTGCGCCCGCCCCTGGTCACGGCCGAGGCCGGCGCGCCCGTCACGCTGAGGATCGCCCCCGGCCGCTACCGCATCGAAGCCGCCGATGGCACCGGCGCCGAGGGCGAGGCCGAAGCCATGCCGGGCGGCGCCCGCATCACCGCGCCCACCACGCCCGGCTACTACACCCTGGAATGCGGCGCGCGGCAGCTGGTGCTGGCGGTGGCCCCCGAGCATGGCCACCGCATCACCGACGCCTGCCCGGAAGGCCGCGCCTGGGGACTAACGGCGCAGATCTATTCCCTGCGGCGCGGC
This genomic window from Roseomonas marmotae contains:
- the treZ gene encoding malto-oligosyltrehalose trehalohydrolase; the encoded protein is MTTSFSFGAIPTGGGKARFRLWAPGQDSLTLLRQGQDDIPMHRGADGWWEAEAEAPPGARYRYRLGDGMEVPDPASRAQHGDVDGWSLVVDHGAYQWQQPDWKGQPWPRAVIYELHAGLYGGFRGIIDDLPRLAALGVNTVELMPVNAFAGLRNWGYDGVLPYAPDETYGTPDDLKALVDAAHGHGLSVMLDVVYNHFGPSGNYWGAIAPAFFHQDKANPWGQSIDFTRREVRDFFIENALYWLAEYRFDGLRLDAVHAIEDDSFLPELSARIREATAGRHVHLVLENERNDAMLLEAHFDAQWNDDLHHCLHVLLTGEHDAYYIDYAEDTADKLARALSSGFVYQGQISKNLGHQRGKPSAHLPPSAFVNALQTHDQVGNRAMGERIAQIAPPEGVRAALLLLLLSPQIPMLFMGDEWASKRPFLFFTGFTDDGLAEAVREGRRKEFARFPAFADPARREKIPDPNDPATFTMSRPDPAERMDPRHVEVEEFVAALLRQRRERLAQRLDGTTSLAAETLGERGVRVQWRLGDGAVLTIAAQFGPDSVPCPTGPGTLLAESRGGLAAALEARGLGGFGAIAWLATETRIAETLW